Proteins co-encoded in one Prunus persica cultivar Lovell chromosome G6, Prunus_persica_NCBIv2, whole genome shotgun sequence genomic window:
- the LOC18773178 gene encoding uncharacterized protein LOC18773178 isoform X2 translates to MMVRPSSSFLLVGLLWLCCWGAMARAGAEYMAYKDPKQPLNRRIKDLMGRMTLEEKIGQMTQLDRANVTAEIMRDFSLGSVLSGGGSVPREQASPQDWINMFNEFQKGALSSRLGIPMIYGIDAVHGHNNVYKATIFPHNVGLGATRDPELVKKIGAATALEVRATGINYAFAPCIAVCRDPRWGRCYESYSEDPAVVIQMTDVILGLQGEIPAVSAQKNNVAACAKHFVGDGGTTRGINENNTVIDRHGLLSIHMPAYYHSIIKGVSTIMVSYSSLNGKKMHAHHELVTKFLKDTLKFRGFVISDWQGIDKINYPLHSNYPEAVLAGVQAGIDMVMVPFNHTEFIGIVTDHVNNKRIPMSRIDDAVRRILRVKLVMGLFENPLADESFVDKLGSQAHRDLAREAVRKSLVLLKNGENADTPVLPLPKKTKRILVAGTHANNLGYQCGGWSLTWQGVGGNNYTAGTTILSAITAAVDPSTEIVFSDNPDADFLKSNNFSYAIVVVGEQPYAETKGDSLNLTIAEPGPQTITNVCGAVQCVVVVVSGRPVVIEPYVSSMDALVAAWLPGTEGQGVSDVLFGDYGFSGKLPRTWFKTVDQLPMNVGDAHYDPLFPFDFGLTTDSVEQL, encoded by the exons ATGATGGTAAGACCAAGTTCATCATTCCTCTTAGTAGGACTTCTGTGGTTATGCTGCTGGGGAGCCATGGCACGAGCAGGAGCAGAATACATGGCATACAAGGACCCTAAGCAGCCGCTAAATAGGCGAATTAAGGACTTGATGGGTCGAATGACGCTCGAAGAAAAGATCGGACAGATGACGCAGCTGGACCGTGCCAATGTCACAGCTGAGATCATGAGGGACTTCTCATTAGGCAGTGTTTTGAGTGGCGGAGGGAGTGTGCCACGTGAGCAGGCCAGTCCACAGGATTGGATCAACATGTTCAATGAGTTTCAAAAGGGTGCACTTTCAAGCCGGCTTGGGATCCCTATGATTTATGGCATTGATGCTGTTCATGGGCACAACAACGTTTATAAGGCCACTATTTTCCCACATAATGTTGGACTTGGAGCCACCAG GGATCCGGAACTTGTGAAGAAGATTGGTGCTGCAACTGCACTTGAAGTTAGAGCTACTGGCATTAATTATGCGTTTGCACCATGCATTGCG GTCTGCAGAGATCCGAGATGGGGTAGGTGCTACGAGAGCTACAGCGAAGATCCTGCAGTCGTAATCCAAATGACTGATGTCATACTTGGATTGCAAGGCGAAATTCCAGCTG TAAGTGCTCAGAAAAATAAT GTAGCAGCCTGTGCAAAGCACTTTGTTGGAGATGGTGGCACAACCAGGGGTATAAATGAGAACAACACTGTGATTGATAGGCATGGATTGTTGAGCATTCACATGCCTGCTTACTACCATTCTATCATCAAGGGTGTGTCCACTATCATGGTCTCCTACTCAAGTTTGAATGGAAAGAAGATGCATGCTCACCATGAGCTTGTCACCAAATTTCTCAAGGACACCCTTAAGTTCAGG GGCTTTGTCATCTCTGACTGGCAGGGTATCGACAAAATTAACTATCCGCTCCATTCGAATTACCCAGAAGCGGTTCTTGCTGGTGTTCAAGCTGGCATTGACATG GTCATGGTTCCCTTCAATCATACCGAGTTCATTGGCATTGTAACCGACCATGTCAACAACAAACGTATCCCCATGAGCCGTATCGACGACGCAGTTAGGAGAATTCTGAGAGTCAAGCTCGTGATGGGTCTGTTTGAGAACCCTTTGGCAGATGAGAGCTTTGTTGACAAGCTTGGAAGCCAG GCTCATAGAGATTTGGCAAGAGAAGCAGTGAGGAAGTCACTGGTCCTGTTGAAGAATGGAGAAAATGCAGATACACCAGTCCTACCACTCCCTAAGAAGACAAAAAGGATACTAGTTGCTGGAACCCATGCCAACAACTTGGGCTATCAATGTGGTGGTTGGAGTCTCACTTGGCAAGGAGTTGGTGGCAACAACTACACTGCTG GAACCACTATCCTCAGTGCCATCACAGCTGCAGTTGATCCTAGCACAGAAATTGTGTTCAGTGATAACCCCGATGCCGATTTTCTCAAGTCCAACAACTTCTCCTACGCCATTGTTGTGGTTGGAGAGCAACCCTACGCCGAGACCAAGGGGGATAGTTTGAACTTGACAATTGCAGAGCCGGGTCCCCAGACCATCACCAACGTCTGCGGCGCGGTCCAGTGCGTTGTCGTCGTTGTCTCTGGCCGTCCCGTTGTCATTGAGCCTTACGTTTCGTCGATGGATGCCCTTGTGGCTGCATGGCTACCTGGAACTGAAGGACAAGGAGTTAGCGATGTTTTGTTTGGTGATTATGGATTCAGTGGGAAGCTGCCTAGAACTTGGTTCAAGACAGTGGATCAGCTCCCTATGAATGTTGGCGATGCTCATTATGATCCCCTATTTCCCTTTGATTTTGGACTTACAACTGATTCTGTAGAGCAGTTGTAG
- the LOC18773178 gene encoding uncharacterized protein LOC18773178 isoform X1, protein MMVRPSSSFLLVGLLWLCCWGAMARAGAEYMAYKDPKQPLNRRIKDLMGRMTLEEKIGQMTQLDRANVTAEIMRDFSLGSVLSGGGSVPREQASPQDWINMFNEFQKGALSSRLGIPMIYGIDAVHGHNNVYKATIFPHNVGLGATRDPELVKKIGAATALEVRATGINYAFAPCIAVCRDPRWGRCYESYSEDPAVVIQMTDVILGLQGEIPAGSRKGVPYVGGKDKVAACAKHFVGDGGTTRGINENNTVIDRHGLLSIHMPAYYHSIIKGVSTIMVSYSSLNGKKMHAHHELVTKFLKDTLKFRGFVISDWQGIDKINYPLHSNYPEAVLAGVQAGIDMVMVPFNHTEFIGIVTDHVNNKRIPMSRIDDAVRRILRVKLVMGLFENPLADESFVDKLGSQAHRDLAREAVRKSLVLLKNGENADTPVLPLPKKTKRILVAGTHANNLGYQCGGWSLTWQGVGGNNYTAGTTILSAITAAVDPSTEIVFSDNPDADFLKSNNFSYAIVVVGEQPYAETKGDSLNLTIAEPGPQTITNVCGAVQCVVVVVSGRPVVIEPYVSSMDALVAAWLPGTEGQGVSDVLFGDYGFSGKLPRTWFKTVDQLPMNVGDAHYDPLFPFDFGLTTDSVEQL, encoded by the exons ATGATGGTAAGACCAAGTTCATCATTCCTCTTAGTAGGACTTCTGTGGTTATGCTGCTGGGGAGCCATGGCACGAGCAGGAGCAGAATACATGGCATACAAGGACCCTAAGCAGCCGCTAAATAGGCGAATTAAGGACTTGATGGGTCGAATGACGCTCGAAGAAAAGATCGGACAGATGACGCAGCTGGACCGTGCCAATGTCACAGCTGAGATCATGAGGGACTTCTCATTAGGCAGTGTTTTGAGTGGCGGAGGGAGTGTGCCACGTGAGCAGGCCAGTCCACAGGATTGGATCAACATGTTCAATGAGTTTCAAAAGGGTGCACTTTCAAGCCGGCTTGGGATCCCTATGATTTATGGCATTGATGCTGTTCATGGGCACAACAACGTTTATAAGGCCACTATTTTCCCACATAATGTTGGACTTGGAGCCACCAG GGATCCGGAACTTGTGAAGAAGATTGGTGCTGCAACTGCACTTGAAGTTAGAGCTACTGGCATTAATTATGCGTTTGCACCATGCATTGCG GTCTGCAGAGATCCGAGATGGGGTAGGTGCTACGAGAGCTACAGCGAAGATCCTGCAGTCGTAATCCAAATGACTGATGTCATACTTGGATTGCAAGGCGAAATTCCAGCTGGTTCCCGGAAGGGCGTTCCTTATGTGGGTGGAAA GGATAAGGTAGCAGCCTGTGCAAAGCACTTTGTTGGAGATGGTGGCACAACCAGGGGTATAAATGAGAACAACACTGTGATTGATAGGCATGGATTGTTGAGCATTCACATGCCTGCTTACTACCATTCTATCATCAAGGGTGTGTCCACTATCATGGTCTCCTACTCAAGTTTGAATGGAAAGAAGATGCATGCTCACCATGAGCTTGTCACCAAATTTCTCAAGGACACCCTTAAGTTCAGG GGCTTTGTCATCTCTGACTGGCAGGGTATCGACAAAATTAACTATCCGCTCCATTCGAATTACCCAGAAGCGGTTCTTGCTGGTGTTCAAGCTGGCATTGACATG GTCATGGTTCCCTTCAATCATACCGAGTTCATTGGCATTGTAACCGACCATGTCAACAACAAACGTATCCCCATGAGCCGTATCGACGACGCAGTTAGGAGAATTCTGAGAGTCAAGCTCGTGATGGGTCTGTTTGAGAACCCTTTGGCAGATGAGAGCTTTGTTGACAAGCTTGGAAGCCAG GCTCATAGAGATTTGGCAAGAGAAGCAGTGAGGAAGTCACTGGTCCTGTTGAAGAATGGAGAAAATGCAGATACACCAGTCCTACCACTCCCTAAGAAGACAAAAAGGATACTAGTTGCTGGAACCCATGCCAACAACTTGGGCTATCAATGTGGTGGTTGGAGTCTCACTTGGCAAGGAGTTGGTGGCAACAACTACACTGCTG GAACCACTATCCTCAGTGCCATCACAGCTGCAGTTGATCCTAGCACAGAAATTGTGTTCAGTGATAACCCCGATGCCGATTTTCTCAAGTCCAACAACTTCTCCTACGCCATTGTTGTGGTTGGAGAGCAACCCTACGCCGAGACCAAGGGGGATAGTTTGAACTTGACAATTGCAGAGCCGGGTCCCCAGACCATCACCAACGTCTGCGGCGCGGTCCAGTGCGTTGTCGTCGTTGTCTCTGGCCGTCCCGTTGTCATTGAGCCTTACGTTTCGTCGATGGATGCCCTTGTGGCTGCATGGCTACCTGGAACTGAAGGACAAGGAGTTAGCGATGTTTTGTTTGGTGATTATGGATTCAGTGGGAAGCTGCCTAGAACTTGGTTCAAGACAGTGGATCAGCTCCCTATGAATGTTGGCGATGCTCATTATGATCCCCTATTTCCCTTTGATTTTGGACTTACAACTGATTCTGTAGAGCAGTTGTAG